One genomic segment of [Phormidium] sp. ETS-05 includes these proteins:
- a CDS encoding NADAR family protein, with product MTIYFYTTNSESGCFSNFSRHGFELNGAYWPTSEHYFQAQKFAGTPHEEAVRMAPTAKAAAKMGRDRKRPLRSDWEKVKDEIMKQGVLRKFQTHADIRELLLATGDEELVENSPVDYYWGCGADGSGKNKLGIVLMAVREILRQGE from the coding sequence ATGACTATCTACTTTTACACCACCAATAGCGAATCCGGCTGCTTTTCCAACTTTTCTCGCCACGGTTTTGAGCTGAATGGCGCCTATTGGCCCACCAGCGAGCATTACTTTCAAGCCCAAAAATTTGCCGGAACCCCCCATGAGGAAGCGGTGAGAATGGCGCCAACTGCGAAGGCAGCGGCGAAAATGGGGCGAGACCGGAAACGTCCTTTGCGATCGGACTGGGAGAAAGTTAAAGATGAAATTATGAAACAGGGGGTATTGCGTAAATTCCAGACTCACGCCGATATTCGAGAGCTTCTCCTCGCTACCGGCGATGAAGAATTGGTGGAAAATTCCCCCGTTGATTACTACTGGGGATGTGGTGCAGATGGCAGCGGGAAAAATAAGCTGGGTATTGTTTTAATGGCAGTGCGAGAGATTTTGCGGCAAGGTGAATAA
- a CDS encoding ATP-binding protein produces MLFEESGQGLRNLDKSKFGGVTGDGKGENIGGIYRNGNVGKRLPLGWRWVGKVMPRWSIFKKIAGGYLLAIGVASLGTTVGLAVGDYYQRQAQWELNRADEKRILLLELDRAVMQMLSHPQRLVQVLGESIWFEYEQAQLLSQMNVAQQKLHELEKFIDNQPGNMATESRDVGDLLPAYTITIRAYVELIESWWGQVKPSALQGAEIPAARLQVWELIASKKAIKLGIEFERLSERLNILVAQTRQQQDLAEIQLENAHTLRLLIVAGSVVLSAGIAGIIGFYTSRHISRPIEWVNQVARRVTENSNFQLIAPVLTNDEVGSLAISLNQLIQWLSNYTKELELARQTLEHRVEERTQELKQALQQLQATQSQLVHSEKMSALGQMVGGVAHEINNPVSFIYGNVTHAGEYLEDLLHLIDLYEEHYPTPVPEIAAAIEDMELEFLRADFLKILDSMRSGADRIRTIVLSLRNFSRLDESEVKRADIHSGIDSTLLILNQRLSQIKVGKNYGSLPEIECYPAQLNQLFLHLISNAIDALEEAASQGHFSSESDGQRQPQISIRTEMLSEDPLTIPDEPMYRLSVSAAKSPVPTLTKVPWIRIRISDNGLGIAPDIAKSIFDPFFTTKAPGKGTGMGLAICYQIVQKHGGSIEVISRPGHGAEFVVTMPVSAPNAACPT; encoded by the coding sequence ATGTTGTTTGAAGAATCCGGCCAGGGTTTGCGGAACCTGGACAAGAGCAAATTTGGCGGAGTAACAGGGGATGGTAAAGGTGAAAATATAGGGGGAATTTATCGTAATGGCAACGTAGGAAAAAGGCTGCCATTGGGGTGGAGGTGGGTGGGGAAGGTGATGCCGCGATGGAGCATTTTTAAAAAGATAGCTGGGGGTTATTTGCTGGCAATTGGGGTGGCGTCGTTGGGGACGACGGTGGGGCTGGCGGTGGGAGATTATTATCAAAGACAAGCGCAATGGGAACTGAATCGGGCAGATGAGAAGCGAATTTTACTCCTAGAGTTAGACCGGGCAGTAATGCAGATGTTATCCCATCCCCAGCGCCTGGTGCAGGTATTGGGCGAGTCGATTTGGTTTGAGTACGAGCAGGCGCAATTGCTCTCCCAGATGAATGTTGCCCAGCAGAAGCTCCACGAGTTGGAGAAGTTTATTGATAACCAGCCCGGAAATATGGCCACAGAGAGCCGGGATGTGGGAGATTTATTGCCAGCATACACCATCACCATTAGGGCTTATGTAGAATTAATCGAGTCTTGGTGGGGACAAGTGAAACCCTCGGCATTGCAGGGGGCAGAAATTCCCGCTGCTAGGCTACAAGTGTGGGAACTGATTGCTAGCAAAAAGGCGATCAAGCTGGGAATTGAGTTTGAACGCCTCTCGGAGCGATTAAACATTTTAGTTGCCCAAACTCGCCAGCAGCAGGATCTGGCGGAAATACAGCTAGAAAATGCCCACACTTTGCGGCTCTTAATTGTGGCGGGGAGCGTGGTTCTGTCGGCGGGGATTGCGGGTATTATCGGTTTTTATACGAGCCGCCATATCTCTCGCCCGATCGAATGGGTGAATCAGGTGGCTCGCCGCGTCACGGAAAATTCTAATTTCCAACTGATTGCCCCAGTTTTAACCAATGATGAAGTAGGTTCTCTTGCCATCTCCCTCAATCAGCTAATTCAGTGGTTGAGTAATTATACTAAGGAGTTGGAACTAGCCCGCCAAACCTTGGAGCATCGGGTAGAAGAAAGAACCCAGGAACTCAAGCAAGCATTGCAGCAATTGCAAGCAACCCAATCCCAGCTTGTTCATAGCGAAAAAATGTCGGCTCTGGGGCAGATGGTTGGTGGCGTTGCCCATGAAATCAATAACCCGGTCAGCTTCATCTATGGCAATGTCACTCATGCGGGGGAATATTTGGAAGATTTGCTGCACTTAATCGACTTATACGAGGAACATTACCCGACCCCAGTGCCAGAAATTGCCGCTGCGATTGAGGATATGGAGCTGGAGTTTTTGCGTGCCGACTTTCTCAAAATCCTGGACTCGATGCGATCGGGAGCCGATCGGATTAGGACAATTGTCCTTTCCCTGCGCAATTTCTCCCGCCTGGACGAATCCGAAGTGAAGCGGGCGGACATCCATTCTGGCATCGACAGCACCCTATTAATTCTCAACCAGCGCCTCAGCCAAATTAAAGTGGGCAAAAACTACGGCTCACTGCCAGAAATTGAGTGCTACCCGGCACAGCTCAATCAGCTATTTTTACATCTCATCAGTAATGCCATTGATGCCCTAGAAGAAGCCGCATCCCAGGGGCACTTTTCCTCAGAGTCAGATGGGCAAAGGCAGCCGCAAATTTCCATCCGCACGGAAATGCTGTCTGAGGACCCGTTGACCATCCCTGATGAGCCAATGTACCGCTTATCCGTATCGGCGGCTAAGTCGCCAGTGCCAACCCTCACAAAAGTGCCTTGGATTCGTATCCGCATTAGTGATAACGGTTTGGGAATTGCCCCGGATATCGCCAAGAGTATTTTTGACCCATTTTTTACCACCAAGGCTCCTGGTAAAGGTACGGGGATGGGACTGGCGATTTGCTACCAGATAGTGCAAAAACACGGAGGTAGTATTGAGGTGATTTCTCGTCCCGGTCACGGGGCAGAGTTTGTGGTGACAATGCCCGTGTCTGCACCAAACGCTGCCTGCCCAACCTAG
- a CDS encoding sensor histidine kinase — protein MQLQNRYPSLNGKEISPLTKSNRDQGQGDNRRQWYGLKQLLGRLSIKQKIGYGYAVAVGVAILGTGTGLAVGDYYQHQAKEKFRDAREQQLLLNDLQHHLDSALLDAARLASASGSEEAVSKQKADFWESAGKVGLMLGKLEEFMDSRGISPGKDNPIQDDLGVGTLEIEAILEAYGDMVAASSQDIQSILPQIAGGDELSGEGTPAALIGVDESAKVLVEEFTGLLEVLSGELARIMEQAKAHEQAARVEFDRAEVWRWQITISSLLLSGAIAVLLAYVTSRAIARPIEWLTQVAQRATTSSNYQLRVPIITDDEVGVLANSFNQLIEQVQRQLEEINQTQAQLIQSEKMSSLGRLVAGIAHEINNPLSFITGNLEHSSSYIQDLMELISLYQKEYPQPPAAIQQHIEAIDLEFLYQDLPKIIDSMNCGADRICHIVQSLRHFSRLQEADTKRVNIHSGIDSTLMLLNHRLDGITVIKNYGDLPRIECYPAYINQLFKQILTNAIDAFDPEAGGKITQPPQITITTYTPNSTHIAIKIADNGSGISQDSITKIFDPFFTTKPPGKGTGMGLAICYQIVQKHSGSLEVVSQPGQGTEFILTLPIAPPPISG, from the coding sequence ATGCAGCTACAAAATCGCTATCCTTCCCTAAATGGCAAAGAAATCAGCCCCTTGACAAAATCCAACCGCGACCAGGGACAGGGGGACAACCGGCGCCAATGGTATGGACTGAAACAGCTACTGGGGCGCTTGAGTATTAAGCAAAAAATCGGCTACGGTTACGCGGTGGCAGTAGGAGTAGCGATTTTGGGCACGGGAACGGGGCTGGCAGTGGGTGATTATTACCAGCATCAGGCAAAAGAGAAGTTTCGTGATGCGCGGGAGCAACAGTTGCTGTTGAATGATTTGCAACACCATTTGGACTCAGCACTACTGGATGCGGCGCGGTTGGCTTCAGCTTCGGGCAGTGAGGAGGCTGTATCCAAACAAAAGGCAGATTTTTGGGAAAGTGCCGGGAAAGTTGGCCTGATGCTGGGGAAATTGGAAGAGTTTATGGATAGCCGGGGCATTTCCCCAGGAAAGGATAATCCGATCCAGGATGATTTAGGGGTCGGGACATTGGAAATTGAGGCGATATTAGAGGCTTATGGGGATATGGTGGCGGCTTCTTCTCAGGACATCCAGTCGATATTGCCGCAGATTGCTGGTGGGGATGAGTTATCTGGAGAGGGGACACCAGCGGCGTTGATAGGAGTTGATGAAAGTGCAAAGGTGCTGGTAGAAGAGTTTACAGGATTGTTGGAGGTGTTATCGGGGGAGCTAGCTCGGATTATGGAGCAAGCGAAAGCCCATGAGCAGGCGGCGCGGGTGGAGTTCGATCGCGCCGAGGTGTGGCGGTGGCAAATTACTATTAGCAGTTTACTGCTGTCGGGGGCGATCGCGGTGCTATTGGCGTATGTCACCAGTCGGGCGATCGCTCGCCCGATCGAATGGCTCACCCAAGTCGCCCAACGCGCAACCACTTCATCTAACTATCAACTGCGAGTGCCTATTATCACCGATGATGAAGTAGGAGTATTGGCGAATTCCTTTAACCAGCTCATCGAGCAAGTGCAGCGACAGTTAGAAGAAATCAACCAAACCCAAGCCCAGCTAATTCAAAGCGAAAAAATGTCCTCTCTCGGACGCCTGGTGGCTGGTATCGCTCACGAAATCAATAACCCCCTGAGTTTCATCACCGGTAATCTCGAACATAGTAGCAGCTACATCCAGGACTTGATGGAATTGATTTCGCTTTATCAAAAAGAATACCCCCAGCCACCAGCCGCAATTCAGCAGCATATCGAAGCCATCGATTTAGAGTTCCTCTACCAGGATTTACCGAAAATTATTGATTCCATGAACTGTGGCGCGGATCGGATTTGCCACATTGTCCAATCTCTGCGCCATTTCTCCCGGCTCCAAGAAGCAGACACTAAGCGAGTAAACATTCATTCTGGCATTGACAGTACGTTGATGCTGCTTAACCACCGCCTCGATGGCATTACGGTAATTAAAAACTACGGTGACTTACCGCGAATTGAATGTTACCCAGCCTATATTAACCAGCTTTTCAAGCAAATTCTCACCAACGCGATCGATGCCTTCGACCCGGAAGCAGGCGGCAAAATCACCCAACCACCCCAAATCACCATCACCACCTATACCCCCAACTCCACCCATATCGCCATCAAAATTGCCGATAACGGTTCTGGCATTAGCCAGGACAGCATCACCAAAATTTTTGACCCCTTTTTCACCACCAAACCCCCCGGAAAAGGCACCGGAATGGGCTTGGCTATTTGCTACCAAATCGTCCAAAAACATAGCGGTAGCTTGGAAGTAGTTTCTCAACCGGGACAGGGGACGGAGTTTATTCTCACTCTACCCATTGCACCCCCGCCCATATCTGGCTAA